The following proteins are encoded in a genomic region of Bradyrhizobium sp. SK17:
- the rsmA gene encoding 16S rRNA (adenine(1518)-N(6)/adenine(1519)-N(6))-dimethyltransferase RsmA: MSTIDDLPPLRDIIREHSLSARKSLGQNFLLDLNLTARIARAAGPLEDSTVIEVGPGPGGLTRALLAMGAKRVIAIERDERALAALDYIVKRYPGRIEIVHGDAQHFDPRPFLDGGKAKIVANLPYNIATQLLVDWLSIEPWPPWYDTMVLMFQREVAERITAHEDEEAYGRLAVLANWRAETKILFDISPAAFVPQPKVTSSVVRLIPRAAPEPCDRRMLEQVAAAAFGQRRKMLRQSLKSLSVDPARLAASAGIEATRRAETIPVAGFVAMARELADIRTTK; this comes from the coding sequence GTGAGCACGATCGACGATCTGCCGCCGCTGCGCGACATCATTCGCGAGCATTCCCTGTCGGCGCGCAAATCGCTCGGCCAGAATTTTCTGCTCGACCTCAATCTCACCGCACGGATCGCCCGCGCCGCAGGCCCGCTCGAAGACTCCACCGTGATCGAGGTCGGGCCCGGCCCCGGCGGCCTGACGCGCGCGCTGCTTGCGATGGGCGCCAAGCGCGTGATCGCCATCGAGCGCGACGAGCGGGCGCTCGCCGCGCTCGACTACATCGTCAAGCGTTACCCCGGGCGCATCGAGATCGTGCACGGCGACGCGCAGCATTTCGATCCACGTCCCTTCCTTGACGGCGGCAAGGCCAAGATCGTCGCCAACCTGCCCTACAACATCGCGACCCAGCTTCTGGTCGACTGGCTGTCGATCGAGCCGTGGCCGCCCTGGTACGACACCATGGTATTGATGTTTCAGCGCGAGGTCGCCGAGCGTATCACAGCCCATGAGGACGAAGAGGCGTATGGCCGGCTCGCGGTGCTCGCCAATTGGCGCGCCGAGACCAAGATCCTGTTCGACATTTCACCCGCGGCCTTCGTGCCGCAACCCAAGGTCACGTCGTCGGTGGTACGGTTGATACCGCGCGCCGCGCCCGAGCCGTGCGACCGCCGCATGCTCGAGCAGGTCGCGGCCGCCGCCTTCGGCCAGCGCCGCAAGATGCTGCGCCAAAGCCTGAAATCGCTGTCGGTCGATCCGGCACGGCTCGCGGCCTCAGCCGGTATCGAAGCGACGCGGCGCGCCGAAACCATTCCGGTCGCCGGCTTTGTTGCCATGGCCCGTGAATTGGCCGATATACGGACCACAAAATAG
- the pdxA gene encoding 4-hydroxythreonine-4-phosphate dehydrogenase PdxA: protein MAQPLALTSGEPAGIGPDITLAAWLRRRELDLPPFYLLGDPASLAERAKALGLAVEFAEVGAEEACAAFAHALPVVATGKLATARPGQPDATSADAALASIRQAVADVASGKASAVVTNPIAKNVLYRAGFRHPGHTEFLAELAAARGGPAPQPVMMLWSPALAVVPVTIHVSVREALAQLSTDLIVSTARIVVADMKARFGLAAPRLAIAGLNPHAGEDGTLGMEDVEIVAPAVDILRRDGVAVRGPLPSDTMFHAAARKTYDCAICMYHDQALIPIKTVAFEDAVNVTLGLPFVRTSPDHGTAFDIAGTGKANPSSLIAALRLAARMAAASS from the coding sequence ATGGCCCAACCTCTCGCACTGACATCCGGCGAGCCCGCAGGCATCGGCCCCGATATCACGCTCGCTGCATGGCTGCGCCGCCGCGAGCTTGATCTTCCGCCGTTCTATCTGCTCGGCGACCCCGCCTCCCTGGCCGAGCGCGCAAAGGCGCTCGGGCTTGCCGTCGAGTTTGCCGAGGTCGGCGCGGAAGAAGCCTGCGCAGCGTTTGCCCACGCCCTCCCCGTGGTCGCGACCGGCAAGCTGGCAACGGCCCGACCGGGCCAGCCCGACGCGACCAGCGCTGACGCGGCGCTGGCGTCGATCCGTCAGGCCGTCGCCGACGTCGCCTCCGGCAAGGCCAGCGCCGTCGTCACCAATCCGATCGCCAAGAATGTGCTGTACCGTGCCGGATTCCGCCATCCCGGCCATACCGAATTCCTTGCCGAGCTTGCCGCCGCCCGCGGCGGCCCGGCGCCGCAGCCGGTGATGATGCTGTGGTCGCCGGCCCTCGCCGTGGTCCCGGTGACCATCCACGTCTCGGTCCGCGAAGCGCTGGCGCAATTGTCGACCGACTTGATCGTCTCGACCGCGCGCATCGTGGTCGCCGATATGAAGGCGCGGTTCGGCCTGGCGGCGCCGCGGCTTGCCATAGCCGGCCTCAATCCGCACGCCGGGGAGGACGGCACGCTCGGCATGGAGGATGTCGAGATCGTCGCGCCGGCGGTCGACATCCTGCGCCGCGACGGCGTTGCGGTCCGAGGTCCGCTGCCGTCCGACACCATGTTCCACGCAGCCGCGCGCAAGACCTATGATTGCGCGATCTGCATGTATCACGACCAGGCGCTGATCCCGATCAAGACCGTCGCGTTCGAGGACGCTGTCAACGTCACGCTCGGATTGCCGTTCGTCCGGACTTCGCCCGATCACGGCACCGCGTTCGATATCGCCGGCACCGGCAAGGCCAATCCCTCGAGCCTGATCGCCGCGCTGCGGCTCGCCGCGCGCATGGCCGCGGCCTCAAGCTAG
- a CDS encoding SurA N-terminal domain-containing protein translates to MHAQSIAVMVNGEPITAFDIEQRAKLNALTGGKTPDRKAVLDELIDEKLKIKEAKKYGVDPTANDIEQSFGGMAQRMRLSGDQLTKVLESKGIRPDTLKQRIRADMVWTSLVRGRFKESLQVGERDVATAVKETGDAPDAEAFEYRMQPVVLIVPRGAPQSEFEGRRKEADTLRERVTSCEEANSYFKSMRNAAIREIVVKTSADLPQSLRDILDKTPVGHLTPPEITKQGVEMVVLCGRKATTVDTPKKREMRDKMYVQKYEAKSKAYLQEVRRAAMIEYPGGK, encoded by the coding sequence TTGCACGCCCAGAGCATCGCCGTGATGGTCAATGGCGAACCCATTACCGCTTTCGACATCGAGCAGCGCGCGAAGCTGAACGCCCTGACCGGCGGCAAGACCCCCGATCGCAAAGCCGTCCTCGACGAGTTGATCGATGAGAAGCTGAAGATCAAGGAAGCCAAGAAGTATGGCGTCGATCCCACCGCCAACGACATCGAGCAGTCCTTCGGCGGCATGGCGCAGCGGATGCGGCTGTCGGGCGACCAGCTCACCAAGGTGCTGGAGAGCAAGGGCATCCGACCCGATACGCTGAAGCAGCGCATCAGGGCCGACATGGTCTGGACCAGCCTGGTCCGTGGCCGCTTCAAGGAAAGCCTGCAGGTCGGCGAGAGGGACGTGGCGACCGCGGTCAAGGAGACCGGAGACGCTCCGGACGCCGAAGCGTTCGAATACCGGATGCAGCCGGTGGTTCTGATCGTGCCCCGCGGTGCTCCGCAGTCGGAGTTCGAGGGACGCCGCAAGGAAGCCGACACCCTGCGCGAGCGGGTGACCAGTTGCGAGGAGGCCAACTCCTACTTCAAGTCGATGCGCAATGCCGCGATCCGCGAAATCGTGGTGAAGACCTCGGCCGACCTGCCGCAGTCGCTGCGCGATATCCTGGACAAGACCCCGGTCGGCCACCTCACCCCGCCTGAGATCACCAAGCAGGGCGTCGAAATGGTCGTCCTCTGCGGCAGGAAGGCGACCACCGTGGACACGCCGAAGAAGCGTGAGATGCGGGACAAGATGTACGTGCAGAAGTACGAGGCGAAGTCCAAGGCCTATCTGCAGGAAGTCCGAAGAGCCGCGATGATCGAATATCCAGGCGGGAAATGA
- a CDS encoding LPS-assembly protein LptD → MAAFGVSISALLAALVVVSALDVVASTPAAAQAFTYNPRPPKPPRPPAKNDGQMLVQATEVDYDYNNSRISAVGNVQMFYNGTSVEADKVIYDQKTKRLHAEGNIRMTDAEGKITYANIMDLSDDYRDGFVDSLRVDTEDQTRMAATRADRSSGNYTVFDNGVYTACAPCKDDPKKPPLWQVKGARIIHNQTEKMLYFENAQLEFFGVPMAYLPYFSTPDPTVKRKSGFLMPGFTSYTAFGYGVEIPYYWAIAPDMDATFNPRITSKQGVLLQTEFRQRFADGSYQIRLYGIDQLDRGQFTGQPGDRDFRWGVDTKGQFALNDKWVWGWDGVVLSDYFFMSDYRLAQYKDPFGSFLSLPTEAISQLYLTGVGNRSFFDARAIYYLSYSGNQSQVPVVAPVIDYNNVINSNILGGEFSYKMNFVNLTRETAVFDPITTTANTNSLCLTTSADPMARTPSQCLLRGMPGTYTRLTAEAQWRKSYTDPFGQIWTPFASIRADAINADVSNQPGVSSYLPIGDTQTVRLMPTVGLEYRYPFINVQPWGTTTVEPIAQVIIRPNEPNAGKLPNEDAQSLVFDTSNLFSVDKFSGYDRVEGGSRANVGVQATTQFDRGGSIKAMFGQSYQMFGLNSFAVADVTNTGIDSGLQNPRSDYVASLAYSPNRTYTFSVRTRMDEATWNINRFEATAAANFDRWSVAVTYGDYAAQPELGYLTRREGILTSGSVKVAANWVVQGAARWDLEANKINQYAVGAGYVDDCFVLAANYVTSYTYQAGSQPPVLSHAFMFQIGLRTIAQTSTTSSSAGVQ, encoded by the coding sequence ATGGCCGCGTTTGGCGTTTCGATCTCAGCTCTCCTCGCCGCGCTCGTCGTGGTCAGCGCACTCGACGTCGTCGCGTCGACGCCGGCTGCCGCGCAGGCATTCACCTACAATCCGCGTCCGCCGAAGCCGCCCCGTCCGCCGGCCAAGAACGACGGGCAGATGCTCGTTCAGGCGACCGAGGTCGATTACGACTACAACAACTCGCGCATCTCGGCGGTCGGCAACGTCCAGATGTTCTACAACGGCACCAGCGTCGAGGCCGACAAGGTCATCTACGACCAGAAGACCAAGCGTCTTCATGCCGAAGGCAACATCCGCATGACCGATGCGGAAGGCAAGATCACCTACGCCAACATCATGGATCTCAGCGACGACTATCGTGACGGTTTCGTCGATTCGCTGCGCGTCGACACCGAAGACCAGACCCGCATGGCGGCGACCCGCGCCGATCGCTCGAGTGGCAATTACACGGTGTTCGACAACGGCGTTTATACCGCCTGCGCACCCTGTAAGGATGATCCGAAGAAGCCGCCGCTCTGGCAGGTCAAGGGCGCGCGCATCATCCATAACCAGACCGAGAAGATGCTCTATTTCGAGAACGCCCAGCTCGAATTCTTCGGCGTTCCGATGGCCTATCTGCCGTATTTCTCGACGCCCGATCCGACCGTGAAGCGCAAGAGCGGCTTCCTGATGCCGGGCTTCACCAGCTATACGGCGTTCGGTTACGGCGTCGAAATCCCCTATTACTGGGCGATCGCGCCGGACATGGACGCGACCTTCAATCCGCGCATCACGTCGAAACAGGGCGTGCTGCTGCAAACCGAATTCCGCCAGCGCTTCGCGGACGGCTCCTATCAGATCCGGCTCTACGGTATCGATCAGCTCGATCGAGGTCAGTTCACCGGCCAGCCGGGCGACCGCGACTTCCGCTGGGGCGTCGACACCAAGGGCCAGTTCGCGCTGAACGACAAATGGGTCTGGGGCTGGGACGGCGTGGTGCTGTCGGACTACTTCTTCATGTCCGACTACCGGCTCGCCCAGTACAAGGACCCGTTCGGGTCGTTCCTGTCGCTGCCGACCGAGGCGATCTCGCAGCTCTATCTGACCGGCGTCGGCAACCGCAGCTTCTTTGACGCGCGCGCGATCTACTACCTCAGCTACTCCGGCAACCAGAGCCAAGTGCCGGTGGTCGCGCCCGTGATCGACTACAACAACGTGATCAACAGCAATATCCTGGGCGGCGAGTTCAGCTACAAGATGAACTTCGTCAACCTGACCCGCGAAACCGCGGTGTTCGATCCGATCACGACGACGGCCAACACCAACAGCCTGTGCCTGACCACGTCGGCCGATCCGATGGCACGCACGCCGTCGCAGTGCCTGCTGCGCGGCATGCCCGGCACCTACACCCGCCTGACCGCCGAGGCGCAGTGGCGCAAGTCCTATACCGACCCGTTCGGCCAGATCTGGACGCCGTTCGCCAGCATCCGCGCCGATGCGATCAACGCGGATGTCTCGAACCAGCCGGGCGTTTCCAGCTACTTGCCGATCGGCGACACCCAGACGGTCCGCCTGATGCCGACCGTCGGCCTCGAATACCGCTACCCCTTCATCAATGTGCAGCCGTGGGGCACCACCACCGTCGAGCCGATCGCGCAGGTCATCATCCGGCCCAACGAGCCCAATGCCGGCAAGCTTCCCAACGAGGACGCGCAGAGCCTGGTGTTCGACACCTCGAACCTGTTCTCGGTCGACAAGTTCTCCGGCTATGACCGCGTCGAGGGCGGCAGCCGCGCCAATGTCGGCGTGCAGGCCACCACCCAGTTCGACCGTGGCGGCAGCATCAAGGCGATGTTCGGGCAGTCCTACCAGATGTTCGGCCTGAACTCGTTCGCGGTCGCCGACGTCACCAACACCGGCATCGATTCCGGCTTGCAGAACCCGCGCTCGGATTACGTCGCGAGCCTCGCCTATTCGCCCAACCGCACCTATACGTTCAGCGTCCGCACCCGGATGGATGAGGCGACCTGGAACATCAACCGGTTCGAGGCCACGGCGGCCGCGAATTTCGACCGCTGGTCGGTCGCCGTGACCTACGGCGACTATGCCGCCCAGCCGGAACTCGGCTACCTGACCCGCCGCGAGGGCATCCTGACGAGCGGTTCGGTCAAGGTGGCGGCGAACTGGGTGGTCCAGGGCGCGGCGCGCTGGGACCTTGAAGCGAACAAGATCAACCAGTATGCGGTAGGCGCGGGCTACGTGGACGACTGCTTCGTGCTGGCCGCCAACTACGTCACGTCCTATACCTATCAGGCCGGTTCGCAGCCGCCCGTCCTCAGCCACGCGTTCATGTTCCAGATTGGACTGCGGACGATCGCGCAAACCTCCACCACCAGCAGTTCGGCTGGCGTGCAGTAG
- the lptG gene encoding LPS export ABC transporter permease LptG, translating to MSMVTNTLGRYFAGRFVIAAVGVFAGIFVLLVLVDYIEMVRKTSGLVDASAITVAETSLFRVPQLLEKLMPFCVLIGAMTCYLALSRRLELVVARAAGVSAWQFISPALVSAIVLGIFATTAYNPMSANLRELSKRMEAELFGSAPGGGIQDASGFWLNQINDEGQAIINAARSEQQGVRLTGLTVFRFDTALQFKERIEAREAALEDGRWVFKGVRRYTLDKAPVDQDTFYLTTTLTPAQVRNSFSTPETVSFWQLPTYIRSSESSGFATAGYRLQYHKLIAQPFLLAAMVMLAASVSLRFFRMGGVQKMVLSGVGAGFLLYVLSKVTEDLSKAELMHPIAAAWLPVVVGSLTGFLALLYQEDG from the coding sequence ATGAGCATGGTCACCAACACGCTCGGGCGTTATTTCGCCGGTCGCTTCGTGATCGCGGCGGTGGGCGTGTTCGCGGGCATCTTCGTGCTGCTCGTGCTGGTCGACTACATCGAGATGGTGCGCAAGACATCGGGCCTGGTCGATGCGTCCGCCATCACCGTCGCCGAGACCTCGCTGTTCCGCGTGCCGCAATTGCTCGAGAAGCTGATGCCGTTCTGCGTGCTGATCGGCGCGATGACCTGCTATCTCGCGCTGTCGCGGCGGCTCGAGCTCGTCGTGGCGCGCGCCGCCGGCGTCTCGGCCTGGCAATTCATCTCGCCGGCACTGGTCAGCGCCATCGTGCTCGGCATCTTCGCGACCACCGCCTACAATCCGATGTCGGCCAATCTGCGCGAGCTCTCGAAACGGATGGAGGCCGAGCTGTTCGGCTCGGCGCCGGGCGGCGGTATCCAGGACGCGTCCGGCTTCTGGTTGAACCAGATCAACGACGAGGGTCAGGCGATCATCAACGCGGCGCGCAGCGAGCAGCAGGGCGTCCGGCTCACCGGCCTCACCGTGTTTCGATTCGATACGGCATTGCAGTTCAAAGAACGAATCGAAGCGCGCGAAGCGGCGCTCGAAGACGGTCGCTGGGTGTTCAAGGGAGTACGCCGATACACCCTCGACAAGGCTCCGGTGGACCAGGACACCTTCTACCTGACCACGACTCTCACCCCGGCACAGGTGCGCAACAGTTTCTCCACCCCCGAAACTGTGTCCTTTTGGCAACTGCCGACTTACATCCGTTCGTCGGAGAGCTCAGGGTTCGCGACGGCCGGCTATCGATTGCAGTATCACAAGCTCATCGCACAGCCGTTTTTGCTGGCTGCGATGGTGATGTTGGCGGCTTCTGTGAGCCTTCGCTTCTTCCGGATGGGCGGCGTGCAGAAGATGGTTTTGAGTGGCGTGGGCGCAGGCTTTCTGCTCTACGTGCTTTCGAAAGTAACTGAAGATTTGAGCAAGGCTGAGTTGATGCATCCCATCGCTGCGGCGTGGTTGCCCGTCGTTGTGGGTAGCCTCACCGGCTTCTTAGCTTTGCTGTACCAGGAGGACGGGTAG
- the lptF gene encoding LPS export ABC transporter permease LptF: MGSIDKYIFKTTLASFALVLVSLTGVIWITQALRGIDLMTSQGQTIVTFLGITGLVIPALVLIIAPIALMIAISHTLNKLATDSEIIVMNAAGFSPFRLFRPFFFATCVVAALVAFIGAYLAPDGMRRIKQWDAEITADVLTNILQPGRFAQLDQNLTIRIRERLPGGVLGGVFVDDRRDPQQRVTIVADHGTVLKNESGSYLVLEDGNLERFEVGKRDPTLVVFQRYAFDMSKFSQGRDVTLGIRERYLWELMSPDEKDPTYQQLSGQFFAELHDRFMAPIYPFAFAALTFAFLGAPRTTRQSRNFSIGGSVFAVFGLRMVGFACSVMAVKTPIAALVQYVMLFAGIGVGIWMIVGGVVVEPPAALIEAINRNNERIARLFRRPATA, encoded by the coding sequence ATGGGGTCGATCGACAAGTACATCTTTAAAACGACGCTGGCGTCGTTTGCGCTTGTGCTGGTCAGCCTCACCGGCGTGATCTGGATTACGCAGGCGTTGCGCGGCATCGACCTGATGACGAGCCAGGGCCAGACCATCGTGACCTTCCTCGGCATCACCGGTCTCGTGATTCCGGCCCTGGTGCTGATCATCGCCCCGATCGCGCTGATGATTGCGATCTCCCACACGCTGAACAAGCTGGCGACCGATTCCGAGATCATCGTGATGAATGCGGCGGGGTTCTCGCCGTTCCGCCTGTTCCGGCCGTTCTTCTTCGCCACCTGCGTGGTGGCGGCGCTGGTCGCCTTCATCGGCGCCTATCTCGCTCCCGACGGCATGCGCCGAATCAAGCAGTGGGATGCCGAGATCACCGCCGACGTCCTGACCAACATCCTGCAACCCGGCCGCTTCGCCCAGCTCGACCAGAATCTGACGATTCGGATCCGCGAGCGGCTGCCCGGCGGCGTGCTCGGCGGCGTCTTCGTCGACGACCGCCGCGATCCGCAGCAGCGCGTGACCATCGTCGCTGACCACGGCACCGTGCTGAAGAACGAGAGCGGCTCGTATCTCGTGCTGGAGGACGGCAACCTCGAGCGATTCGAGGTCGGCAAGCGCGATCCGACGCTGGTGGTGTTTCAGCGCTACGCTTTCGACATGTCGAAGTTCTCGCAGGGCCGCGACGTCACCCTCGGGATTCGCGAACGCTATCTTTGGGAGCTGATGTCGCCGGACGAGAAGGATCCGACCTATCAGCAGCTGTCGGGCCAGTTCTTCGCCGAGCTGCACGATCGATTCATGGCACCGATCTATCCGTTCGCGTTCGCGGCTCTCACCTTTGCTTTCCTCGGCGCGCCGCGCACCACGCGGCAAAGCCGCAATTTCTCGATCGGCGGCTCGGTGTTCGCGGTGTTCGGCCTGCGCATGGTCGGCTTCGCCTGCTCGGTCATGGCGGTGAAGACGCCGATCGCGGCGCTGGTGCAATATGTGATGCTGTTCGCCGGCATCGGCGTCGGGATCTGGATGATCGTCGGCGGGGTGGTCGTCGAACCGCCTGCGGCGCTGATCGAAGCCATCAACCGAAACAATGAGCGCATCGCGCGCCTGTTCCGGAGGCCCGCAACCGCATGA
- a CDS encoding leucyl aminopeptidase has translation MPDAVKVGFAPFSAAARGILVVFCDEQLKLGSATRKALGVAAETIKRAAATNQFKGKSGAALDILAPEGIKAERLIVIGAGKPADLKEKDFLKFGGLVAGKLNAGSAAMTVIAELPDAAMAPGQAAAIATGIRLRAYKFDRYKTRKKDGEDGTVRAEVSIAVDDVAAARKAFAPESSIVDGVNLARELVNEPPNVLYPEEFARRASQLRKLGVTVEVLDVKAMTKLGMGALLGVGQGSARPSRTVIMRWNGGKKSETPVAFVGKGVCFDTGGISIKSAGGMEDMKGDMGGAACVVGLMHALAARKARVNAVGAIGLVENMPDGNAQRPGDIVTSMSGQTIEIINTDAEGRLVLADVLWYVAKKFKPKFMVDLATLTGAIMVALGTDHAGLFSNNDELAERLAKVGLETGEKVWRMPLGPEYDKQIDSQFADMKNTGGRNGGSITAAQFLQRFVDGTPWAHLDIAGTAMGAPKTEINQSWGSGYGVRLLERLVSDYYEAKK, from the coding sequence ATGCCCGACGCCGTCAAGGTCGGCTTTGCCCCATTCTCCGCGGCCGCTCGCGGCATTCTGGTCGTCTTCTGCGACGAGCAGTTGAAGCTGGGATCCGCGACCCGAAAGGCGCTGGGCGTCGCAGCCGAGACGATCAAGCGGGCCGCGGCGACCAACCAGTTCAAGGGCAAAAGCGGGGCAGCGCTCGACATTCTGGCGCCCGAGGGCATCAAGGCCGAGCGGCTGATCGTGATCGGCGCGGGCAAGCCGGCCGACCTCAAGGAGAAGGATTTTCTCAAGTTTGGCGGGCTGGTGGCCGGCAAGCTCAATGCCGGCAGCGCCGCGATGACCGTCATCGCCGAACTGCCGGATGCCGCGATGGCACCAGGCCAGGCGGCCGCGATCGCCACCGGTATCCGCCTGCGCGCCTACAAGTTCGATCGTTACAAGACCAGGAAGAAGGACGGCGAGGACGGCACCGTGCGGGCCGAGGTCTCGATCGCGGTCGACGATGTCGCGGCGGCGAGGAAGGCGTTCGCGCCTGAATCTTCCATCGTCGACGGCGTCAACCTTGCCCGCGAGCTCGTCAACGAGCCGCCGAACGTGCTGTATCCCGAAGAGTTCGCGCGCCGCGCCAGCCAGCTGCGCAAGCTCGGCGTCACCGTCGAGGTGCTCGACGTCAAGGCGATGACGAAGCTCGGCATGGGCGCACTGCTCGGCGTCGGCCAGGGATCGGCGCGGCCGAGCCGTACCGTGATCATGCGCTGGAACGGCGGCAAGAAGAGCGAGACACCGGTCGCCTTCGTCGGCAAGGGCGTCTGCTTCGACACCGGCGGTATCTCGATCAAGTCCGCCGGCGGCATGGAGGATATGAAGGGTGACATGGGCGGCGCGGCCTGCGTGGTCGGGCTGATGCACGCGCTGGCGGCGCGCAAGGCGCGCGTCAACGCGGTCGGCGCCATCGGGCTCGTCGAGAACATGCCCGACGGCAATGCCCAGCGTCCCGGCGACATCGTCACCTCGATGTCCGGTCAGACCATCGAGATTATCAACACCGATGCCGAGGGCCGCCTCGTGCTCGCCGACGTGCTCTGGTACGTCGCCAAGAAGTTCAAGCCGAAATTCATGGTCGATCTGGCGACGCTGACCGGCGCGATCATGGTCGCGCTCGGCACCGATCACGCCGGCCTGTTCTCCAACAATGACGAACTCGCCGAGCGCCTGGCCAAGGTCGGCCTCGAGACCGGAGAGAAAGTGTGGCGCATGCCGCTCGGGCCGGAATACGACAAGCAGATCGATTCGCAGTTCGCCGACATGAAGAACACCGGCGGGCGCAACGGCGGCTCGATCACGGCGGCGCAATTCCTGCAGCGCTTCGTCGACGGTACGCCATGGGCCCATCTCGACATCGCCGGCACCGCGATGGGCGCGCCGAAGACCGAGATCAATCAGAGCTGGGGGTCGGGTTACGGCGTGCGGCTGCTGGAGCGGTTGGTCTCCGACTATTATGAAGCCAAGAAGTAG
- a CDS encoding DNA polymerase III subunit chi, producing the protein MTEVLFYHLQNMTLESVLPPLLEKSLERGWRVVVQSTSQERAETLDAHLWTYSDDSFLPHASSRVADAQDQPIILSIEEGNPNRANVRFLVDNAALPADCDSYERVVLVFNGDDPDAVAAARESWTTCKARGFEVTYWQTDERGRWQRRQ; encoded by the coding sequence ATGACCGAAGTGCTGTTCTACCATCTCCAGAACATGACGCTGGAGAGCGTGCTGCCGCCGCTGCTCGAGAAGTCGCTCGAGCGCGGCTGGCGCGTGGTCGTGCAATCGACGTCGCAGGAGCGCGCCGAGACGCTCGACGCGCATCTGTGGACCTACAGCGACGATTCGTTCCTGCCGCACGCGTCGTCGCGCGTTGCCGATGCGCAGGACCAGCCGATCATCCTGTCGATCGAGGAGGGCAATCCGAACCGGGCCAATGTCCGGTTTCTGGTCGACAACGCCGCGCTCCCGGCCGACTGCGACAGCTACGAACGGGTGGTCCTCGTGTTCAACGGCGACGACCCCGACGCGGTGGCCGCGGCGAGGGAGAGCTGGACCACTTGCAAGGCGCGCGGCTTCGAGGTGACCTATTGGCAGACCGACGAGCGGGGTCGCTGGCAGCGGCGCCAATAG
- a CDS encoding LysR family transcriptional regulator: MKTSSSDLASLVVFHAVVKHRSFVGAQVALGLSQSAVSFHIKALEERFGFTLCQRGRRGFGLTDRGSVVFEQSKKIFEELTSFENVVGALKKRLSGTIRLGLVDNTITDPQMPVHRVIAALNRKAPDVIVRIEVRSPESLISELGNGGLDLAILPEPGRYPGIRCIALRQEVHSLYCGSAHPLFGRRRTEIVRETVERHAFVVRPYARMLELEHVPKAIARVSVSSMEAQAILVLSGLYLSYLPEHYAKAWVLRGEMRSLSPSIPRVYSNFFMATRMEKRVPPLLQLAIREFETALRSSGR; this comes from the coding sequence ATGAAGACATCCAGCTCGGACCTGGCTTCCCTTGTCGTGTTTCATGCCGTCGTCAAGCATCGGTCGTTTGTGGGCGCGCAGGTTGCGCTCGGTCTCAGCCAATCCGCCGTGAGCTTCCATATCAAGGCGCTTGAGGAGCGCTTCGGCTTCACACTGTGCCAACGGGGACGGCGCGGATTTGGGTTGACCGATCGCGGGTCGGTCGTCTTCGAGCAATCGAAGAAGATCTTCGAGGAGCTCACGTCGTTTGAGAACGTCGTCGGTGCACTGAAAAAGCGACTCTCCGGGACGATCCGTCTGGGACTGGTCGACAACACCATCACCGACCCGCAGATGCCGGTTCATCGGGTCATCGCCGCGCTCAATCGAAAGGCGCCTGATGTCATCGTCCGCATCGAAGTCCGATCGCCGGAATCCCTGATCTCGGAGCTTGGAAACGGCGGACTCGATCTCGCCATCCTGCCCGAGCCCGGTCGCTATCCGGGCATCCGGTGCATTGCCCTCAGGCAAGAGGTTCATTCGCTCTATTGCGGGTCGGCCCACCCGCTGTTCGGCCGCAGGAGGACCGAGATCGTGCGCGAAACGGTCGAACGTCACGCCTTTGTGGTTCGTCCCTACGCGAGGATGCTCGAACTGGAGCATGTGCCGAAAGCGATCGCGCGCGTCAGCGTTTCAAGCATGGAGGCGCAGGCCATTCTGGTTCTGAGCGGGCTCTATCTGAGCTACCTTCCCGAACACTATGCAAAGGCCTGGGTGTTGCGCGGCGAGATGAGGTCGTTGTCGCCAAGCATTCCCCGCGTGTATTCGAATTTCTTCATGGCGACGCGAATGGAGAAGCGAGTGCCTCCATTGCTTCAGCTTGCCATCAGGGAGTTCGAAACCGCCTTGCGATCGTCAGGCAGATGA